A window of Sander vitreus isolate 19-12246 chromosome 18, sanVit1, whole genome shotgun sequence contains these coding sequences:
- the LOC144533234 gene encoding uncharacterized protein LOC144533234, producing MVEFKRFKMFLYLILVPQCTAVTEQLSLSVTVRAGDEVTLPCGNVINDQRKCHSISWSFNRLPGRVVADVVIGGQIVKNSKAESDRLSVAEKCSLVIKNVTEEDAGRYHCIQSLTYNTVDLFVVTMTEQKDNKNVTLNCSVSSTYGGCGHTVKWLYQVRDVGEDNKDLKTSRFNCWTSVTFMTSHYIYTSEDHYKMLKCNVTDGHTGKVIILGLQSSSEKTGVDKTAPRSNNSTTKPQDWWWLYIIVPVGLAALFITVVALIRRRRNKVKKSHKVTQENVADPEDGVSYTSISYTKKTNRAQVRGGEDAVTYSTVKAPSSSAGSSADPSDLYATV from the exons ATGGTTGAATTCAAAaggtttaaaatgtttctaTATCTGATACTGGTGCCTCAGTGTACAG CGGTAACTGAACAACTTTCCCTCTCCGTCACTGTCAGAGCTGGAGATGAAGTCACTTTGCCTTGTGGAAATGTGATAAATGATCAGCGTAAATGTCACAGTATTAGCTGGAGCTTCAATCGTTTACCTGGGAGAGTAGTAGCAGATGTGGTTATAGGAGGGCAGATTGTTAAAAACTCCAAAGCTGAATCAGACAGACTGAGTGTTGCAGAGAAATGTTCTCTGGTTATAAAGAATGTCACAGAGGAGGATGCTGGTCGTTACCACTGCATACAGTCCCTTACATACAACACTGTTGATCTGTTTGTTGTTACCA TGACTGAACAGAAGGACAATAAGAATGTGACGTTAAACTGCTCTGTGTCATCGACATATGGAGGGTGTGGACACACAGTGAAGTGGTTGTACCAGGTTAGAGATGTGGGTGAAGATAACAAAGACTTGAAGACATCACGGTTTAACTGCTGGACCAGTGTGACCTTCATGACTTCTCATTATATTTACACGTCAGAGGATCATTATAAGATGTTGAAGTGTAACGTGACTGATGGTCACACTGGAAAAGTAATCATCCTCGGCCTTCAGTCTTCAAGTGAGAAAACAG GAGTGGACAAAACAGCACCTAGAAGCAACAATTCCACCACAAAGCCACAAG ATTGGTGGTGGTTGTACATCATTGTGCCTGTGGGTTTAGCAGCACTCTTTATAACTGTCGTGGCACTCATCAGAAGGCGGAGAAATAAAG tgaaaaaatCACACAAGGTAACACAAGAAAACGTG GCTGATCCTGAAGATGGTGTTTCCTACACCTCCATCAGCTACACCAAGAAGACCAACAGAGCCCAG GTTCGGGGCGGTGAGGATGCAGTGACCTACAGCACTGTGAAAGCTCCCTCCTCTTCTGCTGGATCCTCGGCTGATCCCAGCGACCTCTACGCCACCGTATAG